One Candidatus Nanopelagicales bacterium DNA window includes the following coding sequences:
- a CDS encoding F0F1 ATP synthase subunit gamma, with protein MGAQLRVYRRKIRSVQSTKKITKAMEMIASSRIVRAQRRLANAVPYLVQLFAAISATASHATGVEKHPLTAKARLEYRAIYLVITADRGLAGAYSVNALREGEALTRHLMDERGFKEVVPYVVGRKGVSYFKFREREVGGEWVGFTDQPDFAHAKEIAHALLDRFLTRTEDGGADEIHIIYTHFTSMVSQNARVRRLLPLEVVEEEVDISSAALGRADNEPGQNVPTFPLYDFEPGANEVLDELLPKYVESAVYTALLMSAASEHAARRRACKSATDNAEELIKTFTRLANQARQSEITQEISEIVGGADALASANAGS; from the coding sequence GTGGGCGCTCAGCTGCGTGTCTACCGGCGGAAGATCCGATCGGTACAGTCCACGAAGAAGATCACCAAGGCGATGGAGATGATCGCCTCGTCCCGGATCGTCCGGGCTCAGCGCAGACTGGCCAACGCCGTGCCCTACCTTGTGCAGCTGTTCGCGGCGATCTCCGCCACGGCCAGTCACGCCACCGGAGTGGAGAAGCACCCACTCACGGCCAAGGCTCGGCTGGAGTATCGGGCGATCTACCTGGTAATCACGGCTGACCGGGGGCTGGCCGGCGCCTACTCAGTGAACGCCCTGCGGGAGGGCGAGGCGCTGACCCGGCATCTCATGGACGAACGCGGTTTCAAGGAAGTCGTCCCGTATGTCGTTGGACGCAAGGGCGTGTCGTACTTCAAGTTCCGCGAACGCGAGGTTGGCGGTGAGTGGGTCGGGTTCACTGATCAGCCGGATTTCGCGCACGCCAAGGAGATCGCACACGCACTGCTGGACCGATTCCTGACACGCACCGAGGACGGCGGCGCCGACGAAATCCACATCATCTACACGCATTTCACGAGCATGGTTAGTCAGAACGCGCGGGTCCGGCGCTTGCTGCCGCTGGAGGTCGTGGAAGAGGAAGTCGACATATCGTCCGCGGCTTTGGGCCGGGCTGACAACGAGCCGGGGCAGAACGTCCCGACGTTCCCGCTGTATGACTTCGAGCCAGGTGCCAACGAAGTGCTCGACGAACTGCTGCCGAAGTACGTGGAGAGCGCTGTGTACACGGCGCTGCTCATGTCTGCGGCATCCGAGCACGCCGCTCGGCGCAGGGCGTGTAAGTCGGCGACAGATAACGCCGAGGAACTCATCAAGACCTTCACGCGGCTGGCCAACCAGGCCCGCCAGTCCGAGATAACCCAGGAGATCAGCGAGATAGTCGGCGGAGCCGACGCGCTGGCTTCCGCCAACGCAGGAAGCTGA